A genomic region of Brevibacillus sp. JNUCC-41 contains the following coding sequences:
- a CDS encoding RNA polymerase sigma-70 factor: MELDTLYKTYQPFLFSIAYRMLGSVTDAEDIVHDLFLQLKLDTEHIKDMKAYLAKMTTNRCLNFLNSARKRREVYTGPWLPEPRVNETDQPLDKVVTDETVAYAFLVLLEQLSPVERAVFVLREAFAYSYEDIAEMLEKNEVNCRKIYSRAKRKLQNDLPVHPGDTKHVDLLAQKFIKASTTGNFEELLDILTEDVVLVTDGGGKVLSALNPIVNKQRVFSFLTGVSAKGSFIGELLPVMVNGQEGILQMKEGKPVKVICFELDSKQKNIRKIFIVTNPDKLNHIPIP; the protein is encoded by the coding sequence GTGGAGTTGGATACATTATATAAGACATATCAACCTTTTCTTTTTTCCATCGCATACCGGATGCTTGGATCTGTTACCGACGCAGAAGATATCGTTCATGATTTATTCCTGCAGCTTAAGCTTGATACCGAACATATTAAGGACATGAAAGCATATCTTGCGAAGATGACGACTAATCGCTGTCTGAACTTTTTAAATTCAGCCCGTAAGAGAAGGGAGGTTTACACAGGACCTTGGCTGCCTGAACCTCGGGTAAACGAAACAGATCAGCCTTTAGATAAGGTTGTAACGGATGAAACGGTTGCATATGCCTTCCTCGTTTTGCTGGAACAGCTTTCACCTGTTGAAAGAGCGGTTTTCGTGCTTAGAGAAGCATTCGCTTACAGCTATGAAGATATTGCCGAAATGCTGGAAAAGAATGAAGTGAACTGCAGAAAGATCTACAGCCGGGCTAAGCGGAAATTACAGAATGATCTGCCAGTCCATCCGGGGGATACGAAACATGTCGATCTATTGGCACAAAAATTCATAAAGGCATCTACGACAGGAAACTTTGAGGAGCTTTTGGATATCCTTACAGAAGATGTTGTCCTTGTTACTGATGGAGGAGGAAAAGTGCTATCTGCCTTAAATCCGATTGTAAACAAACAGCGCGTATTCTCCTTTCTTACAGGAGTGTCTGCTAAAGGAAGTTTCATAGGAGAACTTCTTCCTGTGATGGTCAATGGTCAGGAAGGAATTTTGCAAATGAAGGAAGGAAAGCCTGTCAAAGTCATCTGCTTTGAATTGGATTCAAAGCAAAAAAATATCAGAAAAATCTTTATTGTTACCAATCCCGATAAATTAAATCATATTCCTATTCCATAA
- a CDS encoding carboxymuconolactone decarboxylase family protein has protein sequence MEQRINYMKTNREVVKLMMGLEEYKKTTEIDSKLIELIKIRASQINGCAYCLDMHTKDARAMGETEQRIYCLSAWRESPFYSEPERAALELTEAVTAISANGVPDELYERVRLHFDEKQYIDLVTIIITINGWNRLAISAQNIPGHYKPVMQK, from the coding sequence ATGGAACAACGCATTAACTACATGAAGACAAATCGGGAAGTGGTCAAATTAATGATGGGATTGGAGGAGTACAAGAAAACAACGGAAATCGATAGCAAATTAATCGAATTGATTAAAATTCGCGCATCTCAAATCAATGGCTGTGCGTACTGCTTGGATATGCATACAAAGGATGCCCGGGCAATGGGTGAAACGGAACAAAGAATTTACTGCTTGAGTGCTTGGCGTGAATCACCATTCTATTCTGAACCGGAAAGGGCAGCGCTGGAATTGACGGAAGCGGTCACTGCCATTTCTGCAAACGGTGTACCTGATGAACTGTATGAGCGGGTCCGCCTTCATTTTGATGAAAAACAATATATCGATCTCGTTACCATCATCATCACAATCAACGGCTGGAACAGATTGGCCATTTCAGCTCAAAACATCCCCGGGCACTATAAGCCCGTAATGCAAAAATAA
- a CDS encoding DMT family transporter, which yields MKKNQVLIGALLCLTASISWGAMFPVAERALIYIDPFYFSFLRYLAVSVILAILLLIKEGKKSFSLEGKGKKLLFFGTMAFTVYNFLIFAGQDLLGHNGVIIASIMESLMPMISILILWVFKNTRPMKYTIASMFIALIGAILVITNGDISFLFLLKDSIIPILFILIGVIGWVIYTMGGDQFNGWSTLRYSTLTCILGTAVSAIITFLATAMGLSAPTAEVMQSIYGEMIFMIIFPGAIALLSWNSGIKLLTPINGILFINLVPITTLAIVFIQGKSLSSFELLGTFLVIYALIQNNYYQRKNLPSQVEELNPRKLKRVI from the coding sequence ATGAAAAAAAATCAAGTTTTAATCGGTGCACTTTTATGTTTGACAGCCAGCATTTCTTGGGGAGCGATGTTTCCAGTTGCAGAAAGGGCCTTAATATATATTGATCCATTTTATTTCTCTTTTTTGCGATATTTAGCTGTTAGTGTAATTTTAGCGATATTGCTATTAATTAAGGAGGGAAAGAAGTCTTTTAGCCTGGAAGGGAAAGGGAAGAAATTATTGTTTTTTGGAACGATGGCGTTCACTGTATACAACTTCCTTATTTTCGCAGGTCAAGACTTACTGGGGCATAACGGGGTAATTATCGCTTCCATCATGGAATCATTAATGCCTATGATTTCAATTTTAATTCTGTGGGTTTTCAAAAATACCAGACCCATGAAGTATACCATCGCCAGTATGTTCATTGCCTTGATAGGGGCCATTCTCGTCATTACCAATGGCGACATATCATTCCTATTTTTATTGAAAGATAGCATCATCCCTATCCTTTTCATTCTCATCGGGGTTATAGGCTGGGTTATATATACGATGGGCGGCGACCAATTCAATGGATGGTCAACACTCCGATATTCGACTTTAACGTGCATTTTAGGAACTGCAGTATCAGCAATCATAACATTTCTCGCAACTGCAATGGGCCTGTCTGCCCCTACAGCAGAGGTTATGCAATCCATTTATGGCGAAATGATTTTCATGATTATTTTCCCCGGTGCCATTGCCCTTTTAAGCTGGAATTCAGGCATTAAACTTTTAACGCCGATCAATGGGATCCTATTTATCAATTTAGTTCCAATAACCACATTGGCCATCGTTTTTATCCAAGGAAAATCACTATCATCATTCGAATTACTGGGAACTTTTTTAGTGATATATGCATTGATTCAAAACAATTATTATCAAAGAAAAAACTTGCCTTCCCAAGTTGAGGAATTGAATCCAAGGAAATTGAAAAGAGTCATTTAA
- a CDS encoding LysR family transcriptional regulator codes for MEMRDLQIFQCVAKYGSVSKAAVELNYVQSNVTARIKHLEQELRTPLFNRHKRGMSLTAEARKMLEYVNKILLDVEELKQVFLDSETPTGILNIGTVETVSDLPKILASYYKQYPNVDLSIKAGITEDLIKDVIEHRLDGAFVTGPIKHPLIQPYDVCTEKLVLVTRNETFNLEEIITEPFLVFSQGCGYRSKLEQWLKEEEVMPKRIMEFNVLETILTSVTLGLGITLVPQSAVNHLTATEKVHVHAIPEEYGNISTVFIHRKDAYMTNSMQSFLQTIEAHHDSRFKQKLGSTPELI; via the coding sequence ATGGAAATGCGGGATTTGCAAATATTCCAGTGCGTCGCTAAATATGGAAGCGTAAGTAAGGCGGCTGTTGAATTGAATTACGTCCAATCCAATGTAACGGCTAGGATTAAGCATTTAGAGCAAGAGTTACGGACGCCTTTATTCAATCGACATAAACGTGGCATGTCTTTAACTGCAGAGGCTAGAAAAATGCTTGAGTATGTAAACAAAATATTGCTTGATGTGGAAGAACTCAAGCAAGTATTCCTGGATAGTGAAACACCTACAGGGATATTGAACATCGGTACAGTTGAAACGGTCAGCGATCTTCCCAAGATTCTAGCCTCTTATTATAAACAGTATCCAAATGTCGATTTATCCATTAAGGCGGGGATAACCGAGGATTTAATTAAAGATGTCATCGAACATAGGCTGGATGGCGCTTTTGTTACAGGACCGATTAAACATCCGCTCATTCAGCCATACGATGTGTGTACAGAAAAACTTGTATTAGTTACAAGAAATGAAACATTTAACCTGGAAGAAATTATAACAGAACCATTTTTAGTATTCAGTCAGGGTTGTGGCTATCGCTCAAAACTGGAACAATGGCTGAAAGAAGAAGAAGTGATGCCCAAAAGGATCATGGAGTTCAATGTATTGGAAACGATCTTAACCAGCGTGACACTAGGCCTTGGCATTACCCTCGTACCACAATCAGCGGTAAATCACCTTACAGCCACTGAAAAAGTGCACGTGCATGCAATTCCGGAAGAATACGGAAATATTTCGACTGTCTTCATTCACCGTAAAGATGCTTATATGACAAACTCCATGCAAAGCTTCTTACAAACCATTGAAGCTCATCATGACAGCCGATTTAAGCAAAAACTTGGATCCACTCCTGAGCTAATATGA
- a CDS encoding LysR substrate-binding domain-containing protein, producing the protein MLNRKEPNGLLKYISQIPSEKGIDYWWNERFGSPPLVMMQVDSYGTYKEMVKRGFGYAIIPRVFLQKDDDLFSYDLIFKNGEELKRRTWMLYRKSSLQLASFPSL; encoded by the coding sequence ATGCTTAATCGCAAAGAACCGAATGGTTTGCTGAAATATATATCGCAAATTCCCTCTGAAAAAGGTATTGATTATTGGTGGAATGAAAGGTTTGGATCGCCTCCTCTGGTAATGATGCAAGTGGATAGTTATGGGACATACAAGGAAATGGTCAAAAGAGGGTTTGGGTATGCCATTATTCCTCGTGTTTTTTTGCAAAAAGATGATGACTTGTTTTCCTATGATTTGATTTTTAAAAATGGTGAAGAACTAAAAAGAAGAACATGGATGCTATACCGAAAATCATCTCTACAATTAGCTAGTTTTCCAAGTTTGTGA